The Candidatus Eisenbacteria bacterium genomic sequence GCCGAGGCCCTGCGCGAACTCCGGTGTCCTTCCGGTGAGCGTGCATGAAACCGCCCCTGCCCCCCGCTATCCTCAGCTCCGGACGCGAAGAGCCCGGCCAACCAGGAAGGAGGATAGCGCATGGAGCAGAAGAGACGGGCGGACGGCTCATCGGTGGCCCTCGCCAGGGTGCGGACGGGGATCGAGGCATGGCGGAAGACCCGCAAGAAGCGTTCCCAGATGCCCGAGGACCTGTGGCGGGCGGCGGCCGAGATCGCACGGGTCCACGGCGTGAACCCGATCGCCGAGGCCCTGCACCTGAACTACTACGATCTGAAGCGGCGGGTCGACGGCATGGGACAGAAGCGGCCCGTTCCGCGGCCGGCCTTCGTCGAGATCCCCTCGGCAGCCCCCCTGGCCGCCTCAGCCTGCGTCGTCGAGATGGTCCGCCCCGACGGGGCGAAGATGACGATCCGCATGGCGGCGGATGGGGATGGGAAGCTGGTGCCTCTGAGCGAGGCCTTCTGGGGGAGGCGGGCATGATCCAGATCACTCCCCAGATGCGGATCCTGCTGGCCGTCGAGCCGGTCGACTTTCGGAAAGGCATCGACGGGTTAGCTGGCCTCTGCCGCATCGAGCTCAAGTCCGATCCTCTCTCCGGAGCCGTCTTTGTCTTCCGCAACCGCAGCGCCAAGGCTGTGCGCGTCTTGGTGTATGATGGCCAGGGCTTCTGGCTTTCAACGAAGCGCTTGTCCTGCGGGAAGTTCCGCTGGTGGCCTGCAGACGGACAGGATGGGATCCGCCCCTTGGACGCCCATGAGCTGCAGGTGCTCCTCTGGAATGGGAAT encodes the following:
- the tnpB gene encoding IS66 family insertion sequence element accessory protein TnpB — its product is MKPPLPPAILSSGREEPGQPGRRIAHGAEETGGRLIGGPRQGADGDRGMAEDPQEAFPDARGPVAGGGRDRTGPRREPDRRGPAPELLRSEAAGRRHGTEAARSAAGLRRDPLGSPPGRLSLRRRDGPPRRGEDDDPHGGGWGWEAGASERGLLGEAGMIQITPQMRILLAVEPVDFRKGIDGLAGLCRIELKSDPLSGAVFVFRNRSAKAVRVLVYDGQGFWLSTKRLSCGKFRWWPADGQDGIRPLDAHELQVLLWNGNPEGAEAAPAWRRVAVAG